In Zonotrichia leucophrys gambelii isolate GWCS_2022_RI chromosome 6, RI_Zleu_2.0, whole genome shotgun sequence, one genomic interval encodes:
- the NSMCE4A gene encoding non-structural maintenance of chromosomes element 4 homolog A encodes MSHTGSSGGSSPDVGRRRRSRRPHAQEDTVEAEAAGERLRQLNIDEGDDREHNRMIRNQYRELISAVQQNRESILSSKSNRLTEALEEANRIFDEVRQAREAALDAQFLVIASNIGKEKANELHSEMSAFDSTAFAEDLLTFMGINRTEVEEDDDSEDVPGGFLPSHAWQKMGEEASKYLRRAPTFHYMMGSFKSEPPVRKQRIERQKKASRGKAERAMPAQLKEMEQSHLEATEKEVERILRILQTHFENDPNTSISFFDFVVDPNSFARTVENMFHVSFLVRDGLAEIKLDEDELPIIEPVKPREGEEESRAAARNQVVISLDQSQWKEIIETFQITEAMIPPLYQTEEELET; translated from the exons ATGTCGCACaccggcagcagcggcggctccTCGCCGGACGtgggccgccgccgccgctcgcgCCGGCCGCACGCGCAGGAGGACACGGTGGAGGCGGAGGCGGCGGGCGAGAGGCTCCGGCAGCTCAACATCGACGAGGGCGACGACAGGGAGCACAACAGGATGATCCGCAACCAGTATCGGGAGCTCATCTCCGCCGTGCAGC AAAATCGAGAATCCATCCTAAGTTCAAAAAGCAACAGGCTGACAGAAGCTTTGGAAGAAGCCAATAGAATTTTTGATGAAG TTCGCCAGGCACGAGAGGCTGCACTGGATGCCCAGTTCCTTGTCATAGCATCCAATATAGGAAAGGAGAAGGCCAATGAGTTACACTCAGAGATGTCAGCATTTGATTCAACAGCATTTGCAGAAGACTTG ctgACCTTCATGGGTATAAATCGCACAGAAGTGGAAGAAGATGATGACTCTGAGGACGTTCCAGGTGGTTTTTTACCCAGTCATGCCTGGcagaaaatgggggaagaaGCATCCAAGTACTTAAGGAGAGCACCTACTTTTCACTACAT GATGGGATCCTTCAAGTCTGAGCCTCCTGTACGAAAGCAGCGGATTGAGAGGCAGAAGAAAGCTAGCAGAGGGAAAGCAGAACGGGCAATGCCTGCTCAG tTAAAAGAAATGGAGCAGTCTCATCTAGAAGCTACAGAAAAAGAAGTAGAGAGGATCTTGAGAATACTGCAAACTCATTTTGAAAATGATC CTAATACATCCATTTCCTTCTTTGATTTTGTGGTTGATCCGAACTCGTTTGCACGGACTGTGGAAAATATGTTTCATGTGTCCTTCCTTGTCAGG GATGGTCTTGCAGAAATAAAGCTGGATGAAGATGAATTGCCAATAATAG agCCTGTCAAACCCagagagggggaggaggagagcagagctgcagcacggAACCAGGTGGTCATAAGTCTGGACCAGAGCCAATGGAAG GAGATCATAGAAACATTTCAGATTACAGAAGCTATGATTCCCCCTCTTTATCAGACTGAAGAAGAATTGGAGACATAG